A region of the Polaribacter sp. L3A8 genome:
AGCTGTTTTAAAATCTTTTAAAATTGCACTAACAACTGCTTGTGGCAATTCCTTTATTGTAATTTCTTTAAATTCATCATTCATTACTACGGTAGTAATTAGATCTGAATTGTTGTTGCTGTTATTGTTTTCATTTGCAAAAGCAGAAACTGAAACTCCACCTGTTAATATTGCTACTGCTACTGTTAAAATTAATTTTCTCATAATTTAAGTTTTAATATTAATTATTATGTATGATTAGACACTTTTAAAATTGAATTAAAAAATTATTAGATCTAATAATTATCTTGCTTCTACACTTACTTCTTCTTCTTTTAACCATTTCCCCTCTTTATCTGCATAAACAACACTTTCTGCATCATCAACAGTCAATTCTATCTTGTATTGTTCACTTCCGTTTACATATACCTTAGTAATTGTTGATGTTTTAAAATCTTTTAGAATTGCATTAACAACTGCATCTGGTAATTGCTTTACTGTAATTTCTTTAAACCCATCATTTAGCACTACGGTAATAATTTGATTAGAATTGTTGTTGATGATGTTATTTTCATTTGCAAAAGCAGAAACTGAAACTCCGCCTGTTAAAATTGCTATTGCTACTGTTAAAACTAATTTTTTCATAATTATTTAAATTTTTATATTAATTGTTATTTAAGATTAGGTATTTTAAATATTGAAATTTTAAGATGCTAACATTTAAAAATTACTCAACCATGTTTACTTCTTTTTCTTGTAACCATTTGCCACCTTTATCTGCATAAACTACACTTTCAGTTCCATCAACTGTAAGCTCTATTTTGTATTGCTCACTTTCATTTACATACACTTTAGCAATTGTTGCTGTTTTAAAATCTTTTAGAATTGCAGTTATCACTGCCTCTGGTAATTCTTTTACCTTAACTTCTTTAAACCCATCATTTAGTACTACGGTAATGATTTGATTAGAATTGTTGTTGATGATGTTATTTTCATTTGCAAAAGCAGAAACTGAAACTCCGCCTGTTAAAATTGCTACTGCTACTGTTAAAACTAATTTTTTCATAATTATTTAAGTTTTTATATTAATTGTTATTTACGATTAGGTATATTGAAATAAATATGCCATGAAAAAATATTTATTAAATAAATAAATCAAACACCTGTAAATCAAATAATTAATACATAACTTATTTTATTCCACAATATAAAACCCGTATAAAAAGCGTGTAATTAAAACTTAAACCGAGTAAATTTTACCCAACACAAAATAAAATAGGTTTTGTATTACTAAAAAGAAGTATTATCAATTAAGAAAACATAAAAAAGGCTAACAAATACCAGTAAACACCATCTCACAAAGCATAACTTACACTATTTAAAATCAAGAAAAGCCATCTTTATTCTACTGCTATTTATTTTAAATAGAAATCGGATAAAAAATCATTTGCAATTTATAATCAAAAAAACTACATTTACTAGCAATGATAAACCAAATTACAAAAGGGATAAAAATTTCTGTTGATACAAAATATAAAGGCACAAATTATAGAAACAACAGACTACACCACATTTTTGGGTATGTAATTACTATCGAAAATAAATCTACCGAAACCGTAAAACTAACAGATCGGTTTTGGAAAATTTTTGATACACTTAGTAACACAGAAATTGTTAGCGGAGAAGGTGTTGTGGGACAAACCCCTGTTTTAAAACCAAACGACATTTACACATATAGTTCTGGATGTTTTCTAGAATCTAATATTGGTGCAATGAAAGGGTTTTACACAATGATAAATCTAGATACTTTTGAGCAATTCAAAGTAATAATACCAACCTTTCAATTAACAGCACAATCAACACAAAACTAACCAAAAGCAAAGGAGCCATAATAAAAGATCCAGCATGTTTAAATTGCGGACATCCTTTTAGTGGGCAAGAAAAATTTTGCCCAGATTGTGGGCAAGAAAATAAAGGTAACAGAATTACTTTTGCTAGCTTTATGCATCAGGTATTTAATGGTTTATTTAATCTTGATGCTAAATTTTGGACAACCATAATACCGTTATTAATAAAACCAGGAAAAGTTTCTAAAGATTATATTGCAGGTAAAAGGCAACGTTATTCTAATCCTTTTCAGTTTTACTTAACAGTTTCCTTAATTTTCTTTTTAATTATTGGTTTCACTAATAGTTATAATGATTTTAATAACTTTAGGGAGGGCAAAAAAGCAAGCAAAAACAACTTTTTACCAGGGATTCCTATCAATCTTAAAAAAGAGAAAGACTCTATAAATAATTTAAAAGAAATAGACTCTTTACTAACTATTCTTAAAGATAGTGTTACAAAAAAACCATTTCTTAAGGTTGCAGGAAAAGAAATAAAAATTATTAAAATGCTAAAATTCCATAAAAAGAACCCTCAGGTTCATGTGGATGATGCTTTAGACAGTTTAGCTATAAATAAAAGTTTTTCAAATAAATTCTGGTATTCTAGAACTAAATTAATCAACACTATTTTAACAGACAATTCGGTTGCTAAAAAACTAAGCAAGCAATTGCTTTCTTACTCTTCAATTGCTTTATTTATACTGCTACCTTTATTCACACTGTTTTTACGTTTTATTTATATCCGAAGAAAATTTACATATGTAGAACATTTAATCTTTGTTTTTCATACACAAACTTTTTTCTTCTTGCTGTTTTCAATTTTCTATCTCATAAACTTCTTTAAAGAAACAGCCAATTACATGTCCTTTTTTTTATTAGTATTTTTATTGTATTTGTATCTTGCAATGAAGAATTTTTATGGGCAAGGCTATTTAAAAACATTTATAAAATACATCTTTGCAAATATCCTATTTGTAATTTTCACTTCTTTAGGAGCCCTTTTTATATCCTTTATTGCTTTTGCATTATTTTAGATGCATTTACAAAATCTAAATAATCCATTTTAATATCTAAAGCTCTTTTTTCTATGGATGTAATACTTACTGTCTCTACAAATTCACGCTTCATTTTTGGTGATGTTCCTAAAGTACCTAAGTTTTCATTTTGATGAAATGCCACTATTTTATCTTGATGAAACTTTTTATTTTTTAACAACCAATCTGCAAACCACTGCTTTCTCATTTCTTTCATTTCTTCTGTATACAAAGTAGATGAAGACCAAATTTTTGGTTCTTGGGGCAATTTATTAAAATGCTTTATTGTTCCATCCCAAACCAAATCATACGTTTCTAATTGATTTTTCCAATCAACCAAAATCAATGTAAAAGGCTCTATATCTTTAAAATCGAAATTATTGACGTAAGAAACGGCATCATCTGCAGATAAAATATTTTTTACAATAATACCTCTACTCATTTTATAAGAACTTTTTCTTACATGCTTTTCAAAACCGCCATTTAAAAGGCAAACTAATCGTTTTTTTTCACTTAAACCAACCCAAGTTCCTCCAGCTAATTCGTCTTTTGGATACGTTAACTCAACACCATTTTCTATATATTTCTTGGGAGAAATTGTATTCCTTAATGGAGTTTCATCTCTATTAGATGTTAAAATAAAATCATTATTTCCTAAAGGAAGGTAGGTAACTGTACACATATATTTTTCTACTATTTATGATAAATTTTGAATTTTCACATGATCTTTAAACTTTCCTTAACAAAAGAGTCTAAAATTCAATTAAAATTATTGAAACAAAAATTGTAACTTTGAAACTCAAAATTAGTCGATTAAAATTTAAAAAACATACAAAATGGCAAGAGGATTTTTTAATGTTCCAAAAGCAGTAAACGAACCTGTAAAAGGGTACGCTCCAGGCTCTCCAGAAAGAGACGAGTTATTAGCTACTTATAAAGCAATGTTTAACAGCAATATTGATGTGCCAATGCACATTAATGGAGAAGAAGTTAGAACAGGAAATACCAAAAATATTACACCTCCTCATGATCATAAACATGTTGTTGGTCAATACCATACTGCAGACAAAACTCATGTAGACGCTGCAATAGCTACTGCATTAGCTGCAAGAGAGGCTTGGTCTAGCGTAAGTTGGATGGAAAGAGCTGCTATTTTCTTAAAGGCTGCAGAATTATTAGCAGGACCTTATAGAGCAAGAATGAATGCTGCAACAATGATTGCACAATCTAAAAATGTGTACCAAGCAGAAATTGATGCTGCTTGTGAAATGATCGATTTCTTCCGTTTTAACGTAGAATATATGACGGATATTTTTAAAGATCAGCCAACATCTTCTCCAGGAGTATGGAACAGAGTTGAGTACAGACCTTTAGAAGGATTTATATATGCAATATCTCCTTTTAACTTTACATCTATTGCTGCAAACTTACCTGCATCAGCAGCTTTAATGGGAAATGTTGTTGTTTGGAAACCGTCTGATCATCAAGCATATTCTGCACAAGTAATTGTAGATTTATTTAAAGAAGCTGGTTTGCCAGATGGTGTTATAAACGTTGTTTACGGAGATCCTGTTATGATTTCTGATACTGTTTTAGCTTCTCCAGATTTCTCTGGATTACATTTTACAGGTTCTACACATGTTTTTAAAGAATTATGGAAACAAATAGGTAACAACATTCATACGTATAAAACATATCCAAGAATTGTTGGAGAAACTGGTGGAAAAGATTTTATCTGGGTTCACAATTCATCTAATCCTTTACAAGTTGCCACTGCAATGACAAGAGGTGCTTTTGAATACCAAGGTCAAAAATGTTCTGCTGCTTCACGTTCTTACATACCTGCGTCACTTTGGCCAGAGGTTAAAAAACATTTAATTACACAAGCAAGCGAGTTAAAAATGGGGTCTCCAGAAGACACAAATAACTTTGTAAATGCAGTTATTCATGAAGGTTCTTTTGATAAAATTGCAAGTTATATTGATGCAGCTAAAGCTGATAAAGATGTAGAAATAATTATTGGTGGAAACCACGATAAATCTGTTGGATATTTTATTGAGCCAACTGTAATTGTTACTAAATCTCCAAAGTATGCAACAATGACAACTGAGTTATTTGGCCCAGTTATGACTGTTTATGTATACGAAGATGCAGCATGGGAAGCTACATTAAAATTGGTTGACGAATCTACAGAATATGCATTAACAGGTGCTATCTTTTCTACTGATAGATATATTGTTGAGAAAGCTTCTAAGGCATTAGAAAATGCTGCAGGAAACTTCTATATTAACGACAAACCATCTGGAGCTGTTGTTGGTCAGCAACCATTTGGAGGCGCAAGAGCTTCTGGAACAAATGATAAAGCTGGTTCTGCACAAAACTTATTACGTTGGACGTCTGTTAGATTAATCAAAGAAACATTAACACCTCCTACAGATTATAAATATCCTTTTTTAGGATAATTATAGATTAAATATTTTTAAAAAAGCCACATCAAATTTTGATGTGGCTTTTTATTTTCAAAAAAAAGACATAAAAAAGTATTAAATTCACACCTCACAGCTTTCACTCATTCAAAAGGAGTATCAATGATCAACAAAGCATAATTATGGACTGTAACTAAACAAACATTGTTGTATTTTTAGAAATCTTTTTTTATGAAAAAAATAAATTTACTTAATACATTACTCATTGTATTATCTTTTTTACTAGCATTTTTACTTCCCTTTAAACTGTTATTATTGTCTTACGCAATACTTGGCCCATTACATTATTTAACTGAAATAAACTGGATAAAAAATAAAGATTTTTTTGTAGAAAAAAGTAAAATCTGGTTAATTTCTTGCTGTTTTTTTACTGTAATCATAACAATACCCTTGTTTTTTAGAATTCATTTTATTTATAATTTTTTTAAAAATTCATTTATTGAAACATCCGTCGTATGGTTAAGTCACTATATTAATATTGCTATCTTTTTATCACTATATCTAGCAATCATCCTTTCTTTTAAAATCAACTATAAACAACTATTTATATACAGCCTACTAGGTTTTCTAGTAGCGGTTTTGCTAATTCATTTCAATTTTTTTCACATATGGATAGGTTTATTTTTACCAACCATTATTCATGTATATGTTTTTACTATTTTATTTATGCTTTATGGTAGCTTTAAAGACAACAATCCTATAGGATATATTAACATACTTCTCTTGTTATTAACACCTTTAGGTATCTATTTTATAGAAATAAAACCCCCTGGTTTTTCAGAAAACATCCTTAAAACTTATGTTAATAATAATTTTCACTTGTTAAATATAAAAATAGCTGAACTTCTAAATCTTTCAGAAGGAAATAATTTTGATTTTTTAAATATAAAATCGCTTAAAATACAAATGTTTATTTCTTTTGCCTATACCTATCATTACCTTAATTGGTTTTCGAAAACAACTGTAATAGGTTGGTATAAAAAAACAACTACAAAACAATTATTAACTATAGGTACCTTATGGTTACTTTCTATAATCATTTATTTTTATGATTACAGAAAAGGGTTTATTCTTCTTTTCTTTCTTAGTTTTATTCATGTTTTACTTGAGTTTCCATTAAATATTCTTTCAATAAAAGGAATTGCAAAAAAAATCTTTAGAAGGTAAAAAAAAAGAGAAACCTCTTATTAACGTAGATTTATTTTTTTATTTACCTTATTTTAGGAAAAAAAATAAATCTATGGAATATAAATATTTAATGTACTCGCATTTGTTAACCGTTGTTCCTTGTATTTTTATTGGCGCCTATCTTTTAGCTGTAAAAAAAGGAACTCCTTTTCATAAATTATTAGGCAAGATTTATATGTCTTTAATGATGATTACCGCAGTTATCACGTTATTTATGCCTGCGTATGTAGGAA
Encoded here:
- a CDS encoding NRDE family protein, with amino-acid sequence MCTVTYLPLGNNDFILTSNRDETPLRNTISPKKYIENGVELTYPKDELAGGTWVGLSEKKRLVCLLNGGFEKHVRKSSYKMSRGIIVKNILSADDAVSYVNNFDFKDIEPFTLILVDWKNQLETYDLVWDGTIKHFNKLPQEPKIWSSSTLYTEEMKEMRKQWFADWLLKNKKFHQDKIVAFHQNENLGTLGTSPKMKREFVETVSITSIEKRALDIKMDYLDFVNASKIMQKQ
- the pruA gene encoding L-glutamate gamma-semialdehyde dehydrogenase, whose protein sequence is MARGFFNVPKAVNEPVKGYAPGSPERDELLATYKAMFNSNIDVPMHINGEEVRTGNTKNITPPHDHKHVVGQYHTADKTHVDAAIATALAAREAWSSVSWMERAAIFLKAAELLAGPYRARMNAATMIAQSKNVYQAEIDAACEMIDFFRFNVEYMTDIFKDQPTSSPGVWNRVEYRPLEGFIYAISPFNFTSIAANLPASAALMGNVVVWKPSDHQAYSAQVIVDLFKEAGLPDGVINVVYGDPVMISDTVLASPDFSGLHFTGSTHVFKELWKQIGNNIHTYKTYPRIVGETGGKDFIWVHNSSNPLQVATAMTRGAFEYQGQKCSAASRSYIPASLWPEVKKHLITQASELKMGSPEDTNNFVNAVIHEGSFDKIASYIDAAKADKDVEIIIGGNHDKSVGYFIEPTVIVTKSPKYATMTTELFGPVMTVYVYEDAAWEATLKLVDESTEYALTGAIFSTDRYIVEKASKALENAAGNFYINDKPSGAVVGQQPFGGARASGTNDKAGSAQNLLRWTSVRLIKETLTPPTDYKYPFLG
- the apaG gene encoding Co2+/Mg2+ efflux protein ApaG yields the protein MINQITKGIKISVDTKYKGTNYRNNRLHHIFGYVITIENKSTETVKLTDRFWKIFDTLSNTEIVSGEGVVGQTPVLKPNDIYTYSSGCFLESNIGAMKGFYTMINLDTFEQFKVIIPTFQLTAQSTQN
- a CDS encoding DUF3667 domain-containing protein — protein: MHQVFNGLFNLDAKFWTTIIPLLIKPGKVSKDYIAGKRQRYSNPFQFYLTVSLIFFLIIGFTNSYNDFNNFREGKKASKNNFLPGIPINLKKEKDSINNLKEIDSLLTILKDSVTKKPFLKVAGKEIKIIKMLKFHKKNPQVHVDDALDSLAINKSFSNKFWYSRTKLINTILTDNSVAKKLSKQLLSYSSIALFILLPLFTLFLRFIYIRRKFTYVEHLIFVFHTQTFFFLLFSIFYLINFFKETANYMSFFLLVFLLYLYLAMKNFYGQGYLKTFIKYIFANILFVIFTSLGALFISFIAFALF